The genomic window CAGCCGCTGGTTCATCCCCACGTAGGAGCGGATCTGCCGGTACAGCCGCTCCCGCTCCTCCGCCGCGGGCTCGGGGCAGCCTGGCGGGCAGAGCCGGGGctcagcggggctgggggggtcccCACGTTCCCCATTCCCCAGCGAGGGCTCACCTGGAGCGGGgcctgggggggctcagggggtccCCACGTTCCCCATTCCCCAGCGAGGGCTCACctggagcggggccgggctccTGGGGGGGCTCGGCGGGCAGGACGAACACGGGGTCGGAGGGGAGCGTGCCCTGCACGTCCGCCAGGATCTGCTCCgcgctggggggctcagggcgGGTGGGCAGCACCCGCTTGGCCTTAGAGCTCATCCCGGGGGAGGCTCATGTGGGGAGGGGCTGcggaaggggggggggggaggtgaGGGCGCTGCCACcccggacagacagacagacagacagacagagagacagCTCCCCTTTTCTAtcccccctgtgctgccctttgGACAGATAGACGGACGGACCCCCcgcagcaggcagagcccccTCAGTGTAACCCCGGATGGACAAACAGAACCTCCCCACCTTCCCCtccggacagacagacacctgCTTGCCTCCCAAACAGACACACGgatcccctgtgctgccccactTCCCCAGACAGACCGACTCCCTTCCCCCCCCCAGAGTGACAGACTCCCCCACTCTGCCCTTCGAacggacggacagacggacagacccCACCCCCGCCgctggacagacagacggacggaCAGAGCCGCACCCCCGCACAGATAAACCGGCCCCCCTCGCCCCccgcacacacagacagagcccCCTGATCCCCCCACCGGACAGACCGACTCCCCCGAACCGCAGACGGACCGACAGACCGACTCCTCTATCCCGGCCGCACTTCCGCCACGCCCCGTACACGTCATCAAACCAGCCCCGCCCCTTTGTCCAAAGGCTCCGCCCCCCGCCGCTCTTAAAGGCGCCGCGCGGCGTCGCGGAACACGCGGGACGGGAGCGGCGCTCGGGGGGCACCGGGGTTTATTGGGGGGCTGGGGTACAACACACTCGGGCTGCAGAAACTCGGGATCCCCGGCGGGAACGGCCCGGGCTGGCCGGTACCGTTAGCAGGGCCACGGTGCCGGTACTGGGAGCACGGTGCCGGTACCGGCGTCTGTACGAGGGACTTCGGTGCCAGAACGGGGGTTGCCAGTACCAGTACTGGGAGCGTGGTGCCGGTACTGGTCCCAGTACCGGGGTTGTGGTGCCGGTACCAGTGGCTCCGGTGCCCCTCTTACTTCACCTTCTCCACGAACTCTGCCAGGTTCAGGGATGCTCTGACGCCTGCGGAGACACGGATGCCGTTAGTGCCCGTTCCCGGGGCAGTGGCCGGTGCCCCGGGgcactgcccggcccggccccgcgtcACCGTCCCGCTCCCTCCCGGTCCCGCTGAGCACGGCGGTCACAgccccggggggctccggagGGGAGCCCCAGCTCGGCAGCAGCGctgaggggcacagggatgggcacaggggtgGACACACGGATGGACACACGGATGGACACACGGATGGGGTCTGGCTACGGAGAAGCGGGAGAGAAGCGCCTGCTCTACCCACGCCCCGGGAGAAAGGGCCGGTGGTGCGGGAGCCGCGCCGGTGCTGCGGGAGCAGAGCGGTTTGGGCGGCGCCGCGGCGGACACGGGGCACAGGCCGGCCCCCGCGGCTCGGTACATACGGGCAGGCTGGGCTGCGGGGCCACCCCGGCCGCCAGCCGGGCTCTGCTCTTGGCCAGAGTGTGCAGGACTGGACCGTGCAGcgcagagaggagagagaggttAGAGAGGGGACAGTGACCCCCGGGGCTCCTGTCACGGTGTCCGTGGGCACCGAGAAATAATCACCCGCCGGTAATTAACGAGCTGCCCGCGCCCCTGAGCTGGGAAAACCTGGACACGGAGCAGGTGGAGGGACGGGGGAGCTGAGTCACCTTCTCGGGTGACACTGGAGGCCGCGTCCAGGGCCTTGGTGCCGATGTCACCCATCATGTTGTCCACGGCCTGGTGGTGCTTGAGGAAGAAGGGTCGGATGACGCTGTGGTAGATGAGCTGGGAGCCGTTCCAGGGCACTGGGGCCATGCACCACACCAGGAACAGGCACTGCGGGCATAGGGAGGGCTCAGTGCTCCAGGGCCCCCCAGCTCACTGGAGATCCCAGGATCTGGGCTGGGTGCAGCCCCTCTGATGcattaagttttagctttcatattttccagattctgcaTTAGTttataactctgaacttcatataaaggGTTAGCagctctcctcacagctcagtcacacagaacaatccttttccagccccagaaccaaggacaccgctGCAGctcaggcccaaaaagtgtgAAACAACaggagagcaatctgggagggtgggactgcacaacctggagctggaattggacaattaaccccaatatggaAACGGACCAAaatttataaaagtgtgaaaactcatgacACGCCATCCAGCTTGGGTGTAGCTTTGGCTGGGCTCTTACACTGCCCAAggtgaatcctttgaaggccttttaataaatccctaatTAATTCCTTTaactctgcccagctctgtcctaGAGAGCCTCTTTGGGCACCACGAccaccagagcccagctcctcctgtccAGCCCCGGGATGGGAGGAGCCCGGGACGGGAGGAGCCCGGCGTTACCTTCCCGGCATAGTAGAAGGGGAACCAGTAGAGGAAAAGGTCGGAGAAGAACTCGGCGATGCTGAAGACGCCGTAGACCACCCAGTACGTGAGCCACATGGTGTCATCCTCCTTGCTGTTGCTCTCGATGGCTTTGATGCTGAGGAAGgacaggaaaaggaaggaaaaggaaggaaaaggaaggaaaaggaaggaaaaggaaggaaaaggaaggaaaaggaagaacacggttgctgcagccctgggctgggctccacCTTCCCAAACCCTCCACACCCCGGAGGGAACCTGTCCACTGGGCTGGCACGCTCCCAGCGCTTCCAGGAAGGTCCCAAGAGCTTCCCAGCCATCACTGCCTCTTGACTGAGCAGGGAAACCCTCAGCAAAGGGCGGGGAGCGCTCTCCAGGTGTGGGACAGGTACTTACGAGACGTAGGCGGGGTAGACGAAGCCGATGACGTTGCAGAGCAGGGAAGCGCCGTAGCCGAACATGAGGTACAGCCCCAGGAAAGTCACGGAGCCTgcgggggacaggggacagttTGGAGCCTGCTGTCACCAGGGCAGACCCCGCTGGGTCTCCTGAGCGGGATTCTCGTCCCAGAGCGGGAACGGGGGCGTGCCGGGGGGTAACGACCACCCCCCGTTAATCCAGATGCTCGATGGAGCGGGGCACGTGGCGGAGCCCGCTCCTCCCCGAGGCACCCGTGACCCGCTCCCGTCACCGTCCGTCCCCTCCCCTGGCTCGGATGGGACTTTTACCACCCCAACCTCGCAGCGCTCTCGGCGCCTGGAGCGGGGCCAGGGCGGCAGGAACCGGAGACGCTGACAACACGCCCATGGTCCAAAGTCAAGGCTCCGCTCGTCTCCCCCGCTCGGCATTCCCCGAGCGAGCTGCGGCTCAAGGACGAGCCCCGCTCCCGGATCTCGCTCCCGGCTCCTCCCGCAGGCGCAGGAAGGGTTGGCTCCCCTGGGAGCGGCGATCCAACCCCGCTGCCCTGCTGCCACTCAATTAGATCGCTCAATTAATTAAATGCGAGCCGCAGCCTTTGGTGGAGCTTGCCCAGCGCTGGGACACTCGCAGGAGGCTGGGGAACGTGGGacagggaggttttggggcgGAAACCCGCTCACATCAGGGCTGAGAGGGCAGGAAAACCTCAGGGACACTCGAGATGGAGCGATTTGTGCAGCCCAGCACCGGAACaaactcctccagcagcagcaagaaagcTGGGAATTAACCTGTCTGTGTGGGTGAATTAAAGTCCTTGCTCGGGCTTGGAGGGCGGATAATCCCAGCTCTGCACGCTGCAGCATTCCTGGGCTGAGCTCCGGCCCCGATCCGGGCACCCACAGCTCCGGGTCTttcctgggcaggagcagcgtGGCTTTGGAGCAATCCCAAACCTCCCTCCAAGGAGGGCAGGCAggtccaggcagtgctgggtttcATTCCCCAAGAGCCTTAGAAGGGATTTCGCAGGATTTGAACCCCCAGAGAAATTTATGTAACAGCAAAAGCCCAGGGAGAGGCTTTGCTGGGGGAGAAGTTGGAGGTGGTGCTGCCCagaggttgctccaaaccccagccCACGGGTTCAAACACAAATTAGGGATTGCTCCAGAGCCATAGGAGGGAGAAATCAGGAATTTTTAGTTCAGCAACAGCTTCTCCGTTCCAGGGCAGGGATCCAGAATGTGTAACCATCCCTTTTTGGTGCGTCCACTCTTGTTCTACCATCACGGCTGAGCCTGACCAAATCTCCAGGATTGTTTTGCTTAAGTGGCACCACATCCAAACAcaacctgcacagcagctcgTGCTCCTTCACGGACACCTTTCCCCTCAGAGTGGGaacaccagccctgctgcaggtgaagGGGCAGGAAATCACACCTGGAGGCCAAAGGCTTGGAGGGACACAGCAAACAGGGAAGCCCTGAGCCCTCCCGGGAGGTTTGATATGAAATCTCGATATGGAGGGCGGGGATGAGGCCAGTTCAAGTTGGCAGAGAGGGCACAGGGCCGAGGGTCAGGGGAGAGTGGCACGGATTCTCCCCGGGGAGAATCCGGCTGGTTCCTCATTAATGAACAACAGGGATCCGGTTAAAGGCCGGGTCCCCATGGTGGGACACGGGGACGAGCTCCCATCCCCAGTGCCCAATCTGAGCCACCACAATCTGGGGGCTCACCCAGAACAGGGACCCCCCCCATCAGGGCCAGGGGTCTCAAGGGTCTCTCTGACACCTCTGACACTCGGACCCTGCGAGCTTTAGGATTTCGGCATTCTGTGCCAGCGGAAGGCGAGGGCAGTGCGGTGACAGCGATGTCACCCCCGGCACCCCCAGCCCGTCCCCGCTCCGCACCCCAAaccagggcagccctgcctgccctccccgTGCCCCCGTGCTGAGTCCAGAGCACGGCGAGCAGCCGCCAAAGCGCCCCACCATACGGCGGAGAAGGGGACACAACGGGAGAACCGGGGAGGCCCCGCGGTAACGGTCGCACCTGAGGCCAGGTAGAGCCGTTGGACGCCGGTGCGGGCTTCCAGCTGAGCCAGCAGGTCGCCGATCGGGCCGGGGCTGTGGAGGAAGCGCTCCAGGCGCTGCTGCAGGGCGGCCATGGCGGCGATGCGGGAGCTGGAGCGGCCCCGGACCGACCCCGACCCCGGCCCCGGTCAGCGCGGCTTGGATGGGGGGCGTGGCCAGCGGGAGATGGGCGGTGCAAACCGGAGGGGCGTGGCCAATGAGAAGGCGGGGCGGGGATCGAGGCGGGCCAATGAGGCGAGGCCGTGCGGGGGGCGGGACCGACGCCGTTGCCATGGCAACGCGCGCAGCGGCCTCATGGCGGCtcggcccgggcccggcccggcgctgTCGCTGTTCCCGGTGCTGTTCGCGCTGCTCGTGGTGGCCGCCACCGCCCCTCCGGGCCCCGCCAAGCCCCCGCGTGTCTACCTGAGCAGCTGGGCAGTGCGGGtggcggcggggctgcgggacgCTCGGGACTTAGCCCGCCGGCACGGGCTGCTCTACCTGGGTCAGGTGCGGCCTGGGCGGGCCCAGCTCATCCCGTGTGCCCCTGGCCCGATCTTCTCGCTCATACCCGCCCTGTGTGGCCATTGGATGTCCCATTCGCTtatcccatgggcagggatatcTTCCATtaggccaggttgctccaagccccatccaacacTTCCCCTCAAACACGTgctgggaatctgggaatcCTCTACCAGCGTCCCCCCACCCTCAGAGCAAGCGACCTCTGAGCATGCAGGGCTGAGTATGCTTGAGGGACCCCCAAGGGcacccagccctccccaggacTCCATTCTGTCCCCAAGTGACACTTTCTGCTTGTCCTGCACTGTAGTGTTCAATTTACCATCCTGACCTccacagctgcaccctggaaaAGCTCAGAGCATCTCTTTGTGCCCGCAGGTGATGGAGGGAGAGCCCTTTTATCACTTCAGCCACCGCGGCACCAGGCAGAGAGCCCTGAGCAGGCACTGGGGGTGGCACATGAAGCTCACCAGAGACCCCCAGGTAGGGAGGAacgtgatggtgttcacaggggtctcaggtggagggaagagacaaggatgtgactccatgtttcaggcttgatttattcttttatgatatatatatatatatatatattacattaaaactatactaaaagaatagaagaaaggatttccttagaaggctagctaagaatagaatagcaaagaataacaaaggcagctgtctcagactctctgtctgagccagctggtcTGTGATTGGctattaattagaaacaaccaacacaGGCTAATCAAAaatctacctgttgcattccacagcagcagataaccatggtttacattttgttcctgaggcctctcagctcctcaggaggaaaaatcctaaggaaagggtttttcagaaaagatgtcCACGACAGAGGAGGGCACGGggagccagggcacagctgtgggcaGGCCCTGCCCGGCACCCACAGCGCTGCTCCTTGCCCAGGTGCTGTGGTTTGAGCAGCAGACGCTGAAGAGGCGCTCCAGGAGAGGCGCGGGCGTGGTGCCCACGGATCCCTGGTTCCCCAAGCAGTGGTACATGGTGAGAATGGGCTCCTTCCCCTCCTAATCCCCACCCCAGTCACGGCATGGAGGGGAGCAGTGGCgcatccagtgccacctccctgctgagcACCATCCCAGAGGGCACAGGATTGCTCTGGGTTGTTCTGGGATATTCCCAGTGAGGGAGagcccacagcccctctggtgTCTGTTCACTGCATACTGAAGAAGTTCTTCCTTCTGTGCAGGGGGAATTCCTGGGATCAGTCCTTGCCTGTTCCTGTGGTGCCATTTCtgggccctgccctgagcccccccagcacacagggacacccagggctgagggcccctctcaaggctgaacagcctcagctccctcagcttttctttctcaggATGCTCCAACCCCTTCCTCAGCTTTGTGACCCTGCACTGGACCCACACcatgtcctgagcagcccagagcagagcgcAGCACCCCAGAagtgcctgcagggctgagcagaggggcaggatccctcCCTGAGCACTGGCAATGCCCTTCTCAGGCCATAAACCACTCTTAACACCGGCAGTGATGAGGCAGCAGGACTCTGAGGTGACCCTGGGCTGCCAATCaaatttttaatctgtttttccaGAACAACGACATCCACCCCGACCTGAACATCCTCACGGCTTGGAGCAGAGGCtacacagggctgggggtggtgCTGACTGTCCTGGATGATGGGCTGGAGAAGGATCATCCCGACCTGGCTGCCAACTATGTAACTATGGGGGTgtccagggagctcctgggagggggaggaaacccttcaccccagccctggcactgtgCAGAGGGAGCTCAGGGGGTCAGTGCCttcaccccagccctggcactgtgAGGAGAGAGCTCAGGGGGTCAATTCCttcaccccagccctggcactgtgCAGGGGGAGCTCAGGGGGTCAATTCCTTCACCCTGGCACTGTGCAGGGGGAGCTCAGGGGATCAATTCCTTCACCCTGGCActgtgcagagggagctgggcctcTCCAGGGCTGGATCCAAGGTTTGGAGCCTCTTGAAGTGCAATCTCACACGGAGGAAATGTTAGAACTTGTACACGCTCTGGAGCCCCCAAATAGGTGTAATTACAGCAAGCTGCAAAGCCAGTACAGCTGGTAAAGCCTCCTGTGCTGCacggggaagggaaggaaaggaaattcagGGGCTGTGGAACACAACCAACCCTTCCtgtggctgccctcctggggctgtgtggcCAGCGAGGGTCACCCTCAGGTGACAGGGCacgctgggctctgccagggaaacagcaaagctgtgctgctttcGCCCCCTTGTGCAGAACCCAGAgccactgaggttggaaaagggactcaggatcatcgagtccaacctgtgcccaccttgtcaccagcccagagcaccgagtgccacctccagcccttgcagggatggggacttcAAACCTCCCTggaccaccctttccatggggaaactcctgctgatgtccccacctgtcccaccctgaggctgctccctgagcaccctttccacagggaaattcctgctggtgtccccaCCTGGCCCACCCTGAGGCTgctccctcttgtcctgttgccccctgggagcacagcccgactCCCCTGGccgtcccctcctgtcaggagctgtgcagagccacaaggtcccccctgctcctcctttcctccaggctgagccccttcccagctccctcagcccctcctggtgctcccctCCCTCTCAGGACTCgattcagctccagctcccagcacagccggGCACGAAGgggccccgctgtccccagggctggcaggcgGTGCCAGCACCAGGCTCAGTGCCAGGCGCCTGTGCCgagctgtcacagccctgccagggccctTGGGGACACGCCACTGCCTCCCTCTGTAACAGGACCCGCTGGCAAGTTACGACTTCAACAGCAACGACCCCGATCCCCAGCCCCGATACAGCGACAGCGACAAGAACTGGTGAGTCCTGGGTTCTACCCAGCTCCCCACACTGcagggggcagctctgggggggcTGTCCCAGGCCTCCCCACCCCTCACAGGGTCACTCTGTCCCCCCAGGCACGGGACACGCTGTGCAGGGGAAGTGGCAGCTGTGGCCAACAACGGAATCTGTGGTGCGGGCGTCGCCTACAACGCTAAAATCGGAGGTGAGAGgttgctgccctgggagggaaGATGGAAATGAGCTCCAGTACCCTGTGGGGATGCAGGAGCCCATTTGGGGATGCTCTGGGCTTTACAGGGGTGGCAGGGTGGGTGCTGCCCCacctggggatgctctgggctTTACAGGGGTGGCAGGGTGGGTGCTGCCCCTGGGTGCTCCCAGGGGTTGgatgctcagcccagcacccagcagggcaggctcaggctcCACTGTGGAAGTGAGGGTGGCAAAGGGGGTTAAAAGCTCCCTGGGCTTAATTACAAAAGGCTTAACAAGGAGCTTTGGGAAGTGGCTCATGGCAGGGCACAGACCTGTGGGGGGCTGATCTCCTTAGGGCAGGGGCATGtgaaagctgctggaagctctgGGGGGACCTGgcaaggtgtccccaggccctgccctCGGTGTGGCACATGtgtggctcctgtcccctcGGAGCCACCTCCCGGGTGCTGCCGCCCCTCGGCCACGGCTGCTCGGTGCCTGCCCTCAGGTGTGAGGATGCTGGACGGCTCCATCATGGACATAGTGGAGGCCCAggccctgagcctgcagccccAGTACATCCACATCTACAGCGCCAGCTGGGGCCCCGAGGATGATGGCAGGACAGTGGACGGTCCTGGagtcctggctgcagctgctttccACAAAGGAGTTGTCCAAGtaagcccagccctggcctcGGGGACACAAGGGACACAAGGACACCCTGCTCACCCCATTCTGCTCTTCAACAGGGACGGGGTGGGCTTGGCTCCATCTTCATCTGGGCCTCAGGCAACGGTGGCACCAACTATGACAACTGCAACTGCGACGGGTACACCAACAGCATCTACACGGTGTCGGTGGGCAGTGTGCTGGGGGACGGGCACCGGCCCCTCTACAGCGAGAGCTGCCCTGCCATCCTCACCACCACCTACAGCAGCAGGACCACCAGCAAGGTGCAGATTGTGAgtgtcacagcagctctgccagagcagcagctccggggCTGACACAGACCCCAGCACGGGCTGGGCTGGTCCCAGCCTGCCTTAGCTGGGTGTGTGTGTAGAGCCCCAAAAGCTCAAAGGGATCTGAAAGGAGAATTTACTGAAAGTACCCAACCCCGGGGAGCTTTTTTGGGAGCAGTCCTGAGACCCCTCTGTAGGAGTATCAGGGGGTAGGATGGTTGGGACGGatggagacgagagatctctgcagccaggtcaggaacttggggttcattgcaaagggcctgggtgcagggccctgctgggaactgccaggcacagctggagcaggactgagagaagggAGGGGTAGAGAGGGTGAGAGGGTAGGAGAGTAAAGAAAGAGGGGTAGCAGAGTGaggttcctgttacaataccataaatcttcttctgtgttgaatattctgattctcactaaccaatctagtacaagatacaaattctatagcatttccatacagcctataagaatcattacattaccatactgtgttacattttaaaccctaaaaactcctctttgggccccttctgccaggctggcagggtctgctctgagccttggagctgtctgcaggcagaggctgttgttccatcaaaagagGATTACTTtcagccagccacaccattgttttcccattgttcagtaactaagggatcttaaagcttgctttcatttcaatctcacttatagttcctatattctcaaaatcttttgccagacaatcatatttataaggctttcctgtttcatcttccccaacacccctgtgtccccccaggtgaCCACTGACCTGCACCACCGCTGCACAGACAAACACACGGGCACCTCGGCCTCGGCCCCGCTGGCCGCGGGCATGGTGGCCCTGGCACTGGAGGCCAAGtaggtgacacagggacactgcccagggagagctggtgcccaagcagggaagagaaaggggaggggcagcaggaaggtTGGGGTGCAGAGTTGTGGCCTTGCCCCAGGGccatgggacagcagcagggctgtcctCTGGAGCTCTTTGCTCTCCCATTTTGGCACTGAAGGAGGCCGTGGGGGGATCAGCTTGGGCCCAGATAATTGCTCTACCCACCCCAGAAGAGCCAAATCTCCCCCTTAAAAACCAACCCCGACCTCTGTCCACATCCTCCTtgcttccagcccagccctgacctGGCGTGACCTGCAGCACCTGATCATCAGGGCCTCCAAACCCGCTCACCTGCAGGCAGAGGACTGGGCTGAGAACGGCGTCGGGCGCAGGGGTGagtgcagggctcagcccctcaaacaccttcctgcagcccctggtggcACCGAGGGGCTCACAGGTCCCTCTCtgggtgtcacctgtgtcccagTGAGCCACTACTACGGCTATGGGCTGCTGGATGCGGggctgctggtgcaggaggCCACCACATGGACAGGGACCCGGCCCCAGGAGAAGTGTTCAGTCCAGGCTGTCCAGGTCCCCAGGTAAGGGACAGTGACCCCAGGTCCAGCctcccacaggcacagggacccAAAGAGTGGGTCTGCTGTGCTTGGAGGCCACAGGGGAGGGAAGGTCCTCACCTGCAGCTtggccttgggcagggacatcgGCTCCAGGCTCGTCATCTCCGCGGatgcctcctcctgctccaagaGCATCCGCTCCCTGGAGCATGTCCAGGTGCAGCTGTCCCTGAGCTACAGCCGCAGGGGGGACCTGGTggtggctctgagcagccccatGGGGACCACATCCACGCTGGTGACAGTGCGGTAAGGACAGAGGGAGCACCGGGGCTCCCATGGCCACCCCAGGGCCTGGAGACTCCCAAAAAGGGCCCAAAACTCCTCTGGACCCTGGGAGTGCCCCCTCAGAGCGAGCACAGGGTGACCCTTCAGGTcacaccctgcccctgcagggccctgggctggcactcccagctctgctctcctcctccagcccctaTGACACCAGCCAGGACGGCTACCAGGACTGGACCTTCATGTCCACGCACTTCTGGGACGAGAATCCCAAAGGGATCTGGACCCTCCAGCTGGAGAACAGGGGTGATGCTGAGAACACAGGTGGATGCCCCATTTTTACCGGAGTCACCCTCTGCTTGGTCATTCTTCCTTCCCCACCTTGGATAGGAAATTTGTTGGCTTCTCCTTCCTGGCCATGAGCCTTCCTGTGTTGGCTTTGAGgatctccctgggcagcacagggccaggagcaggacacAACCCCAAAGCTTCCAACCCCATATCCCTCACCTGGCAGCCCCCTGTACCTCAAAGCTTCCAGCCCCATACCCCTCATCTGGCAtcccccatgtccctcctgtcccccaaAGCTTCCagccccctgtccctcctgtccccaggccagcTGACCAGCTTCATCC from Molothrus aeneus isolate 106 chromosome 27, BPBGC_Maene_1.0, whole genome shotgun sequence includes these protein-coding regions:
- the REEP6 gene encoding receptor expression-enhancing protein 6 isoform X2, yielding MGVLSASPVPAALAPLQAPRALRGSVTFLGLYLMFGYGASLLCNVIGFVYPAYVSIKAIESNSKEDDTMWLTYWVVYGVFSIAEFFSDLFLYWFPFYYAGKCLFLVWCMAPVPWNGSQLIYHSVIRPFFLKHHQAVDNMMGDIGTKALDAASSVTREGVRASLNLAEFVEKVK
- the C27H19orf25 gene encoding UPF0449 protein C19orf25 homolog, translating into MSSKAKRVLPTRPEPPSAEQILADVQGTLPSDPVFVLPAEPPQEPGPAPGCPEPAAEERERLYRQIRSYVGMNQRLQQSREQLRERRRELQRVGEALDRGIAEMRQKAF
- the PCSK4 gene encoding proprotein convertase subtilisin/kexin type 4 yields the protein MEGEPFYHFSHRGTRQRALSRHWGWHMKLTRDPQVLWFEQQTLKRRSRRGAGVVPTDPWFPKQWYMNNDIHPDLNILTAWSRGYTGLGVVLTVLDDGLEKDHPDLAANYDPLASYDFNSNDPDPQPRYSDSDKNWHGTRCAGEVAAVANNGICGAGVAYNAKIGGVRMLDGSIMDIVEAQALSLQPQYIHIYSASWGPEDDGRTVDGPGVLAAAAFHKGVVQGRGGLGSIFIWASGNGGTNYDNCNCDGYTNSIYTVSVGSVLGDGHRPLYSESCPAILTTTYSSRTTSKVQIVTTDLHHRCTDKHTGTSASAPLAAGMVALALEANPALTWRDLQHLIIRASKPAHLQAEDWAENGVGRRVSHYYGYGLLDAGLLVQEATTWTGTRPQEKCSVQAVQVPRDIGSRLVISADASSCSKSIRSLEHVQVQLSLSYSRRGDLVVALSSPMGTTSTLVTVRPYDTSQDGYQDWTFMSTHFWDENPKGIWTLQLENRGDAENTGQLTSFILHLHGTDEDMPARRSAASATDECLRRDEQGACEDCGSSLYVHHGFCLSYCPPHYYGQTRRATPRDTALVCASCHPSCYTCQGSWANNCTSCPSGHTFQDITHTCQQPAEGSPSPARLRRDLVVVTVLACSSLLLAGVLYPTYRVALRAGKGALCCPRARRTV
- the REEP6 gene encoding receptor expression-enhancing protein 6 isoform X1, whose translation is MAALQQRLERFLHSPGPIGDLLAQLEARTGVQRLYLASGSVTFLGLYLMFGYGASLLCNVIGFVYPAYVSIKAIESNSKEDDTMWLTYWVVYGVFSIAEFFSDLFLYWFPFYYAGKCLFLVWCMAPVPWNGSQLIYHSVIRPFFLKHHQAVDNMMGDIGTKALDAASSVTREGVRASLNLAEFVEKVK